The Meriones unguiculatus strain TT.TT164.6M chromosome 3, Bangor_MerUng_6.1, whole genome shotgun sequence genomic sequence CGGAATGGTGGGATCTCTCTCACTCTGTACTTGAGACTACTGAGTCGTGGTGGAGGCCCAGCAGATAGTGATTCTTCACAGCCCACAAATGGACAAGCCTGATGCAAGAACTCAGGTGAGCCAGGCAAAGACCGCCACCGTCTGGAAGACATGGCCAAAGGCTCCTGACTATCAGCCAGAGGCGTAGTTCCAGGCCCTGGTGCATCCAGGTCAAATACAAGGGAAATGACAGATTTGCTGGGTAGGTCAAAGAATTTGATCTTCCCACCCTTGAGGTCTTGGCGTGCACTGAAAGGGTTGACTTTTGGGGTATGTGTAGCACCATCTCGTGGCCGGTAGTAGGGATCCAAGACACTGACTGTACGTGGGGGCTTACGAGAGAAAATGTCTGACTGGCTTCGAGACAGCCAGACAGTACGTCTTGGACATGGAGACTTATGGGGAATCTTGTCATCCAGTGAACTCAGTCGCTTCCCTCCAGGCACTTTCTCCAACGGTCCTGAAGAACAAACAGTAAACCTGGGTTACTCTCAGTCAATAAGTAGCACTTTATTATATgcttttcttgagaaaagcaagGTAGGCAGTTGTCCTGTTCCACTAATGAGCAAACAGAAGCAGTGTGCCAAGTCACAACTGTAAGAGAACCTAGTACCTTATTGTCCGTGACCACTTTCCTTCCCCAAAGGGGAATGTCTCACAGTCTTGCCCTTTGGGGGAAGGTTTGGGTATCTGGTCTGCTCTCTTACCTTTAGCTGTGGGCTGCAGTTTCCTGTCCCTCTCCAACTCGTCTTCCTGTAGGCGGCTCATAATTTCCTCTAGGGTCTTCCCAATCTCCTCAAAGGATGGGCGCAGTTTAGGATCCATCTGTAAGGCATTCATACCAGTCATGAGCCCTGCATTTCACTTCTTAACCCAAAGATGAAATGTGAATCTGTTTCCAGCATCTTTTAAGATTCAGGTTGGGTAACTAAGTTTTCTCTTGTGTTAGGATTGGCTGGTGCTATAGTCCAACAAATAAAACCTGACAAAGTTTGGTCAGCTCTCGGGCTGTGGGTCTACCCTGCAGGCTGACAGCTGAAAAATACAAAGCggtttttttctgtctttggtcCAGGGCACGCTGGAGAGCATATATAGACCAGAGTAGGAAATATGGTTGGTGTCATACATTTGGGGAAAATGATGCCTTGCCCCTTATAAGACTAATTTGTAGCCTTTCCCTACAGTCCTATACAAATGAAAAGGACTCAGCCAGGCCCTGCGTTAAAAACACTCAAGCCAGggatggtggtgcatacctttaatcccagcaccagggaggcaaaggcaggtggatctcagagtttgaggctagcctggtctacacagccagttccagaacagtcaagaGAAACcgtgttgaaaaacaaaaagacatttggggctgcagagatggctcggtgggtggttaagaacactaaatgctcttccagagtacttgggttcatttccagcacccacatggcagctcacaattgtctgtaattccaagatctgacactcatacaaacatacatgcaggtcaAACAAcaatgaacagaaaataaaaataaattaattttttaaaaaagacactcACATTACAGCAGTTGAAGGTGAGCTGTAGAAAGTCTGGGGGGCAGTCTCCCACCATGTGCTGAAAAGCATCATAATCCAGCCCAAAATTCTGCGGATGAGTAAGGTGGGAAAGTGTACAAGGAACACGAATAGGTAAGTCATTGATCTCACACACACTCGGAGGCTGGGAGCTGCCTCAGGAGTAGCTACAAAGTAGTACCAGCAACTCCACCCGAGGATAAAACTTCACAAACAAGCCATCCCTGTGCTTGTCCCATGCCAGCAGCTCACCTCTGTGCGAGGAAGATAGTCTGGATCAGCTTGGATTCGGGCGATGATCTCGCAGAGGATGATACCATAAGAGAACACATCTGCCTGGTAGGTAGTCAGACCGCAGTTTTTCTCAGTGTAGTGAGGAGTGGGATATCTTCCCTGCCTCACCCCCATTCTTAACACCCTACGTCCAGGTCACCCACTAGGTAACTGCCCTTTATTTAGCAAGAAGGATACAGATCGTTACCTGGGCCACAAAGGATAATCAGGCCTTGAAATCTCCAGACTTACCTTCTCATTGTAAGGCTCATCTCGGAGAACCTCAGGTGCCATCCAGAAAGGTGAGCCCACCACAGCTAGCTTCTCACCCCCTACGCTGTGAAGTAAAGAAACATTGCCAGCGCCTGGCACAATGGGAATTAACAAAACAATAAGCTTTCTCGTAGCCTGGACTATGTAACGGCTTTGTACATTCGAGGTGAAAGCACTACACTAACAGGGCCACACCCCAGACCTTGAGTCTTTGTTGTTGAGACAGAGGCTCATAAAGCCCTTACTGGGCTCAAGCTTGtggtgattcttctgcctctgccttgaaaCTACGGGGATTACAGTGTGCCACAATGCCTATTACACAACCAGATCTTTTGA encodes the following:
- the Tesk2 gene encoding dual specificity testis-specific protein kinase 2 isoform X1; this encodes MDRSKRNSIAGFPPRVEEFEGSGGGDGNTVQVGRVSSSSYRAIISAFSRLTSLDDFTREKIGSGFFSEVFKVRHRASGQVMALKMNTLSSNRANLLKEMQLMNRLSHPNILRFMGVCVHQGQLHALTEYINSGNLEQLLDSNLYLPWTVRVKLAYDIAVGLSYLHFKGIFHRDLTSKNCLIKKDENGYSAVVADFGLAEKIPDAGVGGEKLAVVGSPFWMAPEVLRDEPYNEKADVFSYGIILCEIIARIQADPDYLPRTENFGLDYDAFQHMVGDCPPDFLQLTFNCCNMDPKLRPSFEEIGKTLEEIMSRLQEDELERDRKLQPTAKGPLEKVPGGKRLSSLDDKIPHKSPCPRRTVWLSRSQSDIFSRKPPRTVSVLDPYYRPRDGATHTPKVNPFSARQDLKGGKIKFFDLPSKSVISLVFDLDAPGPGTTPLADSQEPLAMSSRRWRSLPGSPEFLHQACPFVGCEESLSAGPPPRLSSLKYRVREIPPFRATALPAASGHQAMDCSNPQEENGFGPRPKGTSSCVGAASEEMEVEAERPRMAPVHFSVSGISLQTQGEQDG
- the Tesk2 gene encoding dual specificity testis-specific protein kinase 2 isoform X2, which encodes MGVCVHQGQLHALTEYINSGNLEQLLDSNLYLPWTVRVKLAYDIAVGLSYLHFKGIFHRDLTSKNCLIKKDENGYSAVVADFGLAEKIPDAGVGGEKLAVVGSPFWMAPEVLRDEPYNEKADVFSYGIILCEIIARIQADPDYLPRTENFGLDYDAFQHMVGDCPPDFLQLTFNCCNMDPKLRPSFEEIGKTLEEIMSRLQEDELERDRKLQPTAKGPLEKVPGGKRLSSLDDKIPHKSPCPRRTVWLSRSQSDIFSRKPPRTVSVLDPYYRPRDGATHTPKVNPFSARQDLKGGKIKFFDLPSKSVISLVFDLDAPGPGTTPLADSQEPLAMSSRRWRSLPGSPEFLHQACPFVGCEESLSAGPPPRLSSLKYRVREIPPFRATALPAASGHQAMDCSNPQEENGFGPRPKGTSSCVGAASEEMEVEAERPRMAPVHFSVSGISLQTQGEQDG